From the genome of Lujinxingia vulgaris:
CGAACACCCCATCAATGCCTTCATCCCACCTTCGTCACTTCAACGAACCCCCTCTCAAGCTCGTAAGCCCCCCTTCGTCAACGCGACGAATACCCCCTTATGGGTAATTTTTGAGCGACTGCGATTCGACGAACACCCCCTTATGGGCAATTTCGACGTCGCTGTGACGTGACGAACGCCTCCCGCACGCTTTCAGGACCTCTTCGTCGAGACACACCGGCTTTAGCTCAAAGCTCCCCGGCCTCGATCGAGGGGACAGCTCACAAAGGGCTGGCTTAAGGATTGAACCGAAAAACATCCTCAACCGCGTCGATCTCCCCCGACGGCCAGTTCACGTTTGCAACATGCCAGAATTGCCCCTGGCGCATGGGTTCGCGCTGGAACTCATCGGCGAGTGTACCTGCGACGTAGATACGCACCGTGGCGAAGCTATCGCCCAGGCCACGGTCGGCGAAGTAATGGACGCCGACGCCGTAGCTCAGGCCGTCTTCAGGCTCGTTGAGGTTAATATTTTCGGGCCCCCACCCGTTGCCGCGGTCGATGTCGAGGCTCGCTCCCCAGGCAGGCCGAGGGTTCTGCCAGTAACAGTCGTAGGGTATCCGCCCCCAGCGGCCGAGAGGATGCAGGACGTGCAGATCGAGGTCGCTGCCGTGGTCGTCGTAACGCTCGAGATCCCGCGGTGTGTCCCATACGAGTTGGATGTGCAGCGCAGCATCGGGCAGGGCCACCAGCTCCATGCGGGCTGGCTCGCAGGAGCGCTCGCCACGGTCGTTCCAGACGTGTAGCTCAACGATATAGTGGCCGGCGAGCTCGAGAAAAAGCTCGTTCGTCCAGCTCGACGGTCCCGAGGTGAGTTGAACCGCGCCGTCAGCGGGCTGCTCGACGATCGCCCATTCCACCGCCGTGATGTCGCCACCACCGGACTCGAAACTACTCAGGGCGCTGAGCTCAATGCTGTCGAGGGGGGCGCCATCAAGGCGCCCGTCCGGCTGTGCACGTGCCTCGCCGCGAAGCCGATGGCGAGCCTCAATGACCGGAATCGGGCAGACTTCGGGGAGGCGCAGCACCTCGGCGGTGAGCCTGACTTGATGCTCAGGGAGCTGCGGGTCATTGCTCGCAATATACAACCAACCCGTGGCTCCCTCGCCCTGGAGTACGCTCACCGTGAGCTCGACGGCGAAGGATTCGCCCGGCGCGATGGTGAGCGGCATGTCTCCCCCCCCCAGCGCGACACCAAAAGGCTCTGTCACGTAGAGCCCATAGATCTCGAGGTCAGCGCTACCCGTGTTTCGCAACGTGACCGTGT
Proteins encoded in this window:
- a CDS encoding Ig-like domain-containing protein yields the protein MNFISIGRLPILVVLVLLLTATACGSDIVPRENNVGEPWEFEEYVFEEEPRLEAPEEVDFGLVEPGTEVAHTVTLRNTGSADLEIYGLYVTEPFGVALGGGDMPLTIAPGESFAVELTVSVLQGEGATGWLYIASNDPQLPEHQVRLTAEVLRLPEVCPIPVIEARHRLRGEARAQPDGRLDGAPLDSIELSALSSFESGGGDITAVEWAIVEQPADGAVQLTSGPSSWTNELFLELAGHYIVELHVWNDRGERSCEPARMELVALPDAALHIQLVWDTPRDLERYDDHGSDLDLHVLHPLGRWGRIPYDCYWQNPRPAWGASLDIDRGNGWGPENINLNEPEDGLSYGVGVHYFADRGLGDSFATVRIYVAGTLADEFQREPMRQGQFWHVANVNWPSGEIDAVEDVFRFNP